Within the Acidihalobacter prosperus genome, the region AACCAACGACCATCGGATTAAAAGTCCGGTGCTCTACCAACTGAGCTAACGGCCCATAGCAAGCTGCGCAGTATAACGCCTCTGGCGCGTCCCCGGAATCCCGGAGCGCACCAGAGGCATGCAACAGCCCGACTGGCTAACGGACTAGACCGCCTCGAGCTTGCGCAGCTTGCCTGGCACCAGATGGAAGTCGGCCAGCGCCGCGACCAGCGCGCTGAAGAAGGTGGCCTCGCCTTCGTAGACCATGCGGTAGTACTCGATCTTCATCGTCAGCGCGCTCCCGAAGATGATCGAGATCAGGGTCATGTACGAGCCCAGCGCCAGAGTCGAAACACCGGTCACACCCTGGCCGATCGTGCAACCCATGCCCAGCACGCCGCCCACGCCCATCAGGAAGCCGCCCACGATATGGCGAGCAAAATCGGTCACCGAGGAGAACCACTCAAGCCGCAGCTTGCGCGTGAACAACGCGTACAGGAAGGAACCGAGCACCACGCCCAGCGCCACCATCATGCCGAAGGTCACGAGCTTGGACTTGAAGCCCGCGCTGAGGAAATACAGCACCTGACCACTCGGCGAAACGAAGGTGAACGACTGCGCACCCGGCGCCGCCGGCGGCGTATCCATGAATTCGATGTCGCTCAGCCAGTGCTGACCGACAGGCCCGGCGGTCAGCCACCACCCACCGACCACGATGAGGCCGACGATCAGACCGCCGATCACATTATCGCGACTGCCGCGGAAATCGCTCGAGCGCAACGCCCACACAATCAGCGCGAGACTCAGGAGCACGCCGACCACGTAGCCGACCACCTGCGGCGAATGGATACCGAACATCGCCGCAAGAATGCTGCCGATGCCCTGGTTGCTGGCTCCGAAACTGCTGACGTCGATGAAGGCCGGGGTCATCCACTTGA harbors:
- a CDS encoding YeeE/YedE family protein, encoding MDLTTTQQVLLGGLGLAVVMGAVVNKTNFCTMGAVSDWVNMGDTGRIRAWMFAIAVAIAGVLILQWTGQANMSMVADNSKSFPPYLTSSLAWPRYLVGGFLFGVGMTLGSGCGNKTMVRIGAGNIKSLFVFAMMGVGAYLMMYTNFGYHVFLKWMTPAFIDVSSFGASNQGIGSILAAMFGIHSPQVVGYVVGVLLSLALIVWALRSSDFRGSRDNVIGGLIVGLIVVGGWWLTAGPVGQHWLSDIEFMDTPPAAPGAQSFTFVSPSGQVLYFLSAGFKSKLVTFGMMVALGVVLGSFLYALFTRKLRLEWFSSVTDFARHIVGGFLMGVGGVLGMGCTIGQGVTGVSTLALGSYMTLISIIFGSALTMKIEYYRMVYEGEATFFSALVAALADFHLVPGKLRKLEAV